One window of Medicago truncatula cultivar Jemalong A17 chromosome 2, MtrunA17r5.0-ANR, whole genome shotgun sequence genomic DNA carries:
- the LOC11438695 gene encoding ABA-responsive protein ABR17 isoform X2 yields the protein MGSFVFIDEHVSTVAPAKLYKALAKDADEIIPKVIPAAQSVEIVEGNGGPGTIKKLSMSEGGKTDFVLHKLEAMDEANLGYNYSIVGGTGLDESLEKVEFETNIVAGSDGGSIVKISVKYHTKGDAVLSEAVREETKAKGTGLIKAIEGYVLANPNY from the exons ATGGGTTCTTTTGTTTTCATTGATGAACATGTCTCAACTGTGGCTCCAGCTAAACTTTACAAAGCACTTGCAAAAGATGCTGATGAAATCATCCCAAAGGTGATTCCAGCTGCTCAGAGTGTTGAAATTGTTGAAGGAAATGGAGGACCTGGCACCATTAAGAAGTTATCCATGTCTGAAG GTGGTAAAACCGACTTTGTGCTACACAAATTAGAAGCAATGGATGAGGCAAACTTGGGATACAACTATAGCATAGTAGGAGGAACAGGATTGGATGAAAGTTTAGAGAAAGTTGAATTTGAGACAAATATTGTGGCTGGATCTGATGGTGGATCCATTGTTAAGATTTCAGTGAAATATCACACCAAAGGTGATGCAGTTCTATCTGAAGCTGTACGTGAGGAAACTAAGGCCAAAGGAACTGGACTTATCAAGGCCATTGAGGGTTATGTTTTGGCAAACCCTAATTACTAG